Proteins encoded by one window of Blautia faecicola:
- a CDS encoding sigma-E processing peptidase SpoIIGA, protein MSYTIYPDVLFVTNLVMDFLLLRLVKKLCRGKAGVFASLGGAAFGAFGYCLLILLPVSFPVNTILAYVAINTIMVRFGCGLRTIKGLCGGVAGLYIAGFLMGGMMEVLKRFLGLDRMSEVLLAGTVCYLAYAAVFSLYTRWRKKGKIHCRVKLQMEEHRTEVDAFFDTGNGLYDSVLQRPVSIIRKETLEKLCDADTMEKLREFQMGKAESGQDVSFQRLHPHFLVFSSLGCSSGLLVAVTLDAMYLENEEVQKVIRHPVVAFSGEDSSYFGDCQMILHPNLIDS, encoded by the coding sequence TTGTCTTATACGATCTATCCGGACGTACTGTTTGTTACGAATCTGGTGATGGATTTTCTCTTACTGAGACTGGTAAAAAAACTGTGCAGAGGAAAGGCGGGAGTATTTGCTTCTCTTGGAGGGGCGGCTTTCGGAGCGTTTGGGTACTGTCTGCTGATCCTCTTACCTGTCAGCTTTCCGGTGAATACGATACTGGCATATGTGGCAATCAACACGATCATGGTAAGGTTCGGATGCGGACTGCGGACGATAAAAGGACTCTGCGGAGGAGTCGCGGGGCTGTACATAGCAGGATTTCTCATGGGAGGCATGATGGAAGTCCTGAAGCGCTTCCTTGGACTGGACAGAATGTCGGAAGTGCTGCTCGCGGGAACCGTCTGTTACCTTGCGTATGCTGCTGTATTTTCCCTGTATACGCGGTGGAGAAAAAAGGGAAAGATCCACTGTCGGGTGAAATTGCAGATGGAAGAGCACAGGACAGAGGTGGATGCATTTTTTGATACGGGCAACGGCCTGTATGATTCGGTACTGCAAAGACCGGTGAGCATCATCCGAAAAGAAACGCTCGAAAAGCTCTGCGACGCAGATACGATGGAAAAATTACGAGAATTTCAGATGGGAAAGGCAGAAAGCGGACAGGATGTGTCCTTTCAGAGACTGCATCCGCATTTTCTGGTCTTTTCCAGCCTTGGCTGTTCATCCGGGTTACTGGTCGCTGTCACATTGGATGCCATGTACCTGGAGAATGAGGAAGTACAGAAAGTGATCCGCCATCCGGTGGTCGCTTTTTCAGGAGAGGACAGTTCTTATTTCGGGGACTGTCAGATGATTTTACATCCAAATCTGATAGACAGTTAG
- the sigE gene encoding RNA polymerase sporulation sigma factor SigE, with translation MRMLPGFSRVMWRKPGEIYYIGGADVLPNPLSPQQESAVIESLTKEDSQQARASLIEHNLRLVVYIAQKFDNTGVGMEDLISIGTIGLIKAINTFNPEKKIKLATYASRCIENEILMYLRRNSRTRMEVSIDEPLNVDWDGNELLLSDILGTEEDVIYRDLEHEVECKLLVKAINKLNAREKMIICLRFGLNQPDGREKTQKEVADLLGISQSYISRLEKRIMVRLKKEIVRYE, from the coding sequence ATGCGTATGTTACCGGGTTTTTCCCGTGTGATGTGGAGAAAGCCGGGAGAAATCTATTATATCGGCGGAGCAGATGTCCTGCCAAATCCGTTATCTCCCCAGCAGGAATCCGCAGTGATAGAGAGTCTGACAAAAGAAGACAGCCAGCAGGCGAGGGCAAGTCTGATTGAACACAATCTGCGCCTTGTCGTCTATATCGCACAGAAGTTTGATAACACCGGTGTGGGAATGGAAGATCTGATCTCGATCGGAACCATCGGACTGATCAAGGCAATCAATACCTTCAATCCGGAAAAGAAGATTAAACTTGCGACGTATGCATCCCGCTGTATCGAAAACGAAATTCTGATGTATCTGAGACGAAACAGCCGGACCCGCATGGAAGTATCGATCGACGAACCGCTGAATGTGGACTGGGATGGCAATGAACTGCTGCTTTCCGATATCCTGGGAACGGAGGAAGATGTGATCTACCGGGATCTGGAACATGAGGTGGAGTGTAAACTTCTGGTGAAAGCCATCAATAAGTTAAATGCCAGAGAAAAGATGATCATCTGCCTACGTTTTGGTCTGAATCAGCCAGATGGAAGAGAGAAGACGCAAAAAGAAGTGGCAGATCTTCTCGGAATCTCCCAGTCGTATATCTCGAGACTGGAAAAACGGATCATGGTGCGGCTGAAAAAAGAGATTGTCCGCTATGAATAA
- a CDS encoding FprA family A-type flavoprotein yields MHCVKKVTDDLYWIGGSDRRLALFENVYPIPRGVSYNSYVLLDEKTVLLDTVDASISGLFFENLEYVLDGRTLDYLIVNHMEPDHCAIIGDVVRRYPDVKLVCNAKTVPMLKQFFDFPVEDRTVIVKEMDTLCTGKHTFAFVMAPMVHWPEAMVSYDTVDKILFSADGFGTFGAINGNLFADEVNFERDWLDDARRYFINIVGKYGVQVQNLLKKAATLEIKMICPLHGPIWRENLGWFIEKYDTWSSYKPEDQAVMIAYASIYGNTENAAEILASKLADKGVKNIAMYDVSVTDPSVIVSESFRCSHLVFAAPSYNGGIFTKMETVLSELKAHSLQNRTVAIMENGTWAPVAGKQMREIFAGMKNIELLEEGVTIRSAVKEAQEASLEALAEKITSSLT; encoded by the coding sequence ATGCATTGTGTGAAAAAAGTAACGGATGACTTATACTGGATCGGCGGAAGCGACCGCAGACTGGCATTATTTGAAAATGTATACCCGATTCCAAGAGGAGTTTCCTATAACTCATATGTTCTGCTGGATGAAAAAACGGTTCTGTTAGACACCGTAGACGCATCTATCAGCGGACTGTTTTTTGAAAACCTGGAATATGTTCTGGACGGAAGAACACTGGATTATCTGATCGTCAACCATATGGAGCCGGATCACTGTGCGATCATCGGAGATGTGGTAAGAAGATATCCGGATGTGAAACTGGTATGCAACGCAAAGACGGTTCCGATGTTAAAACAGTTCTTTGATTTTCCGGTGGAAGACCGTACCGTGATCGTAAAAGAAATGGATACCTTATGTACCGGAAAACATACCTTTGCCTTTGTGATGGCACCGATGGTACACTGGCCGGAAGCAATGGTTTCTTATGATACCGTAGACAAGATCCTGTTTTCCGCGGATGGTTTCGGAACCTTCGGAGCGATCAACGGAAATCTGTTCGCAGACGAAGTGAACTTCGAGAGAGACTGGCTGGATGACGCCAGAAGATATTTTATCAATATCGTCGGAAAATACGGTGTACAGGTGCAGAACCTTCTGAAAAAGGCAGCAACACTGGAAATCAAAATGATCTGCCCGCTCCACGGACCGATCTGGAGAGAAAATCTTGGATGGTTTATTGAAAAATACGACACCTGGAGCAGCTACAAACCGGAAGATCAGGCAGTGATGATCGCCTATGCATCCATCTATGGCAATACGGAAAATGCAGCAGAGATCCTGGCATCCAAACTGGCAGACAAAGGGGTAAAGAACATCGCGATGTACGATGTATCTGTGACCGATCCTTCCGTGATCGTATCCGAATCTTTCCGTTGCAGCCATCTCGTATTTGCAGCACCGAGTTATAACGGCGGTATCTTTACCAAAATGGAAACGGTCTTGTCGGAACTGAAAGCACACAGCCTGCAGAACCGTACCGTAGCCATCATGGAAAACGGAACCTGGGCACCGGTTGCCGGAAAACAGATGCGCGAAATCTTTGCCGGTATGAAAAATATCGAACTTCTGGAGGAAGGTGTTACGATCCGTTCCGCGGTAAAAGAAGCACAGGAAGCATCCCTGGAAGCGCTGGCTGAGAAGATCACTTCTTCGTTAACATAA
- a CDS encoding MATE family efflux transporter, whose translation MVGYVGQDALSAVSLANQVMFVLQLVYAGISSGSTMLAAQYWGKKDPAIICKFGAWRRCYFIVQAADDAYGGSDTYRNRLSDGHDLY comes from the coding sequence ATGGTAGGCTATGTGGGACAGGATGCTTTATCAGCGGTGTCTCTTGCCAACCAGGTGATGTTCGTTCTGCAGCTGGTGTATGCCGGAATCTCTTCGGGATCGACAATGCTGGCAGCGCAGTACTGGGGAAAGAAAGATCCGGCTATCATTTGCAAGTTCGGTGCTTGGAGGCGTTGTTATTTTATTGTTCAAGCCGCTGATGATGCGTATGGTGGATCTGACACCTACCGCAACAGGTTATCTGACGGTCATGATCTTTATTAA
- a CDS encoding MATE family efflux transporter encodes MMRMVDLTPTATGYLTVMIFINAYYSIGQAMNTTVICGVFRSGGDSRFGFICDTIDMWVFSVPLGFISAFVLKLPPMWVYFLLCLDEFVKMPFVYKHYKSYKWLQNITRDDV; translated from the coding sequence ATGATGCGTATGGTGGATCTGACACCTACCGCAACAGGTTATCTGACGGTCATGATCTTTATTAACGCGTACTATAGTATCGGTCAGGCGATGAATACAACCGTAATTTGTGGTGTATTTCGTTCCGGTGGGGACTCGCGTTTTGGATTTATTTGTGATACAATAGACATGTGGGTATTTTCGGTACCACTTGGCTTTATCAGCGCTTTCGTGTTGAAGCTGCCGCCAATGTGGGTATATTTCCTGCTTTGTCTGGACGAGTTCGTCAAGATGCCGTTTGTATACAAACATTACAAGAGTTACAAATGGCTGCAGAATATCACGAGAGATGATGTATAA